ACTTCAATGGATGGTGATGGCACGCAGAATGGATATGATTTAGATCTGACTGAATCTGTTACCAATATTGTTAATATTCCAGTGATTGCTTCTGGAGGAGCAGGTTGTTTAGAAGATATCTATGATGTTTTCAATGAAGGTAGGGCATCTGCCGCACTTTTAGCATCATTACTTCATGATAAGAAACTTTCTTTAAAAGAAATAAAGACTTTCCTCCTCGAAAAAAAACTTCCAATTAGACCATATGAATAAAAAATTTAATTTAATACCAAAAAGATATAAGTTAAAAATTTAAAAATGAAATTCACAAAAACTACCGAAGTCAAAAATATATTTAATAAAATTTCTTATAAATATGACTTTTTAAATAATCTATTAAGTTTTGGGCTGCACAGATTATGGAAAAGGAAATTAGTTAATTTATTGGAACCTTTAAATGGTGAAGATTGGGCTGATTTATGCTGTGGAACTGGAGATTTAGCATTCTTAATTTCTGAGAGAGTTAGTCCAAGGGGTTCAATTACTGGGATTGACAGTGCAGAGGATATTTTAAATATTGCAAAAAAAAAATCAGAGCTCACAAAAAATAAATTTATTAAGTGGGAAATTAAAGATGTATTAGAAATTAATGATTATTCAAAAAATTTTGATGGGATTTGCATGTCATATGGACTTAGAAACTTGAATAATGTTGAAGAAGGAATAAAAAAAGTTTTTGATCTTTTGAAGGATAAGGGAAGGGCAGGATTTTTGGATTTTAATCACTCAACAAGAAATTCACTATCCAATATTTTTCAGAAAATTTACTTGAAATTAATTGTAGTAAACATTTCGAGGCTTTTTAATTTAGGTCCAGAGTACGCATATATTGAAAAAAGTATTAGTAATTTTCCAAAGAAAAATGAGCTTATAAATATTGCTAAGGAAGTTGGATTTAAAAAAGCTGAATATAGGACTATTTTGGGGGGGCAAATGGGAATACTAATTTTAACTAAATAAAGAATTTAGTTTTTTATTTTTCTCCAACAAAAGGAACACTTTCCCCACCTTTTGATTTCGCCCTCAGGAGTAGGGGAATTACAAAGAGTGCAAATGCACATATTATTTTGATTGATTCTGCTTGGATGCTTTGCCCAAACTATCTTTGCATTAGTAGCTTTGATATTTTTACTTTTAATTTCATAATTTTGTATTATTTTTATTTCATTCAAAGTTATTCCAATTTTCTCGATTCTCTCTTTTAATTTATGCTTGTTATAGATTAAAGCTTGGCGCCACTCTGGATGATTTACTGCAATAGTAAGTATTTTTTTTTCAATATTTAATGGTTTACATTCTTGAAATAGTTCTAAGCCAATTAAGTTCTTCCAGTTTTCGTTGATTTTAGAGAGTTTATCTAAGTCTCCGCAGGATTTTTTGAAATTATCAAGACAATTTTTTAATGGATGTGGATTCCTTCTATTCACTATTGGCAAATACTTTTTGTCCAATTTGTAAAATTTACTTATTAAGACTAAAGTTAATCTAATCTTTAAAAAGATGCTCGTTGTTTTAATAAAGAATTTGTGAAAGTTATTGGACCTGCAGCTAAGACACTTTTTTATTTAAAAAAAATTCAGGGTCAATATCCAACCTGGAATCTTCATTACAAAATAAAATGTAAAAGTACTGAAAATGAGCTAACAAACTTGCTTGAATATTCTGAAACAAAGAAAAACCAGCCAGTAGCGATAATCGCAAGAGAACAGTTCTCAGGGGTTGGCCAAAATTCAAAAACTTGGGTTTCTCCAAAAGGCGGGATTTGGTTAAGTGCAGCTTATCCAATATTTTCAAAAGAATTTGAATATCAAATATTTAATTTGTCTTTAGGTATTAAGTTATGTGAAATGCTTAGACAAAAGAATATAAATGTTTGTTTGAAATGGCCAAATGATATTTTTTTTGGTTCAAAAAAGTTGATTGGATTTTTACCAAGGGTTATCACAAGAGGTAAAAAAATTATCTATGTAAGATTAGGACTTGGCATGAATGTTTTAAATTACACCCCATCAGAAGGTATTTCATTATCAAAAGTTCTTCAAACTAAGAATATTAATCAATATTATTGGACAGCCAAAGTTCTTAAAGCTTTTTATGATTCAATTGAATGTAACAAGAAAAAAGAATATGTGATTAAATCTGCAAATAAGTTTCTTACTAAAAGTTTTTTACCTAGTGGTTATTGTCCAAATATATGGAAAATTAAAGATATTGATTCGAATGGGCATTTAAGAATTGAAAATGAAACTCAATTAAAGATAATTAAAAGATTTTGAATTTAATTAACTTTTAAATCAACTATTCTTCCATCCTTAAATTTGGCTATTTTTTTGGCGCGATTTGCAACTTCATCTTCGTGAGTAACTAAAACTATAGTTATTCCAGACTCATGCAGTTTGTCAAAAAGATCTAATACATCTTTAGTTGTTTTTGAATCTAATGCCCCAGTAGGTTCGTCTGCTAATAATATTGCAGGATTATTAATAATAGCTCTTGCAATAGCAACTCGTTGTTGCTGCCCTCCCGATAATTGGTTTGGGCGATTATTCATTCTTTCTGAAAGGCCAACTTTTTTTAAGGCATACTTACCTCGTTCTAATCTTTGCTCAGGCTCAATACCAGCATAAATCATCGGCAAAATTACGTTTTCAAGTGCCGTTGCATCTGAAAGAAGATGAAATTGTTGAAAAACGAAGCCTAATTTTTGATTACGTATTTCTGCTAGCTCGTCGTCACATAAATTCTCAACAGGGATACCATTTAGTTTATAAACACCTTCAGATGGTCTATCTAGACATCCAATAATATTCATAGCGGTACTTTTGCCTGAGCCACTAGCTCCCATTACAGCTAAATAATCACCCTTATAAATTTCTAAGTTTATGCTGTCTAAGGCTTTAACAGTTAGATCTTCTTTCCCATATGTTTTGGATATATTTTCTAAACTTGCGACTTTTTTAGGCATTTATTGAAAAATTTTTCTAGGAAATATTGTTTGCTGTAGCAATAATATCTTGTAAGAAAGGAGTTTCTGAAACAGCTGTATTAGCTAATTTAAAAAGAGGATTAGATAGGATTCCTCCAAGAGCAGTTACCGCCACGCAAGTATAAAGTGCAATTCTTAAAGGAGGTAATCCTATAATTCCCCAATTAATTTCAGGATATGATTTGACTATTTCAGAAGCTTCCTGTGGTTCTTTAACTACCATCATTTTTATCACTGAAATGTAGTAATAAATAGATATAACTGAAGTTACTAATCCAACGATTACCAGTAAATATTGATGATTTGCCCAACCTGCAAAGAACAAATAGATCTTTCCAAAAAATCCTAACATTGGAGGTAAACCTCCAAGAGATAGAAGACAAAGACTTAATCCTAATGTAATGAGAGGATCTTTTTGGTAAAGTCCAGAGTAATCAAGAATTCTGTCAGAACCAGTTCTTAGTGAGAAAAGTATTACACATGAAAATGCCCCCAAATTCATAAATAAATACGCAGCCAAATATAAAACAGCAGCTGATAAACCATCTTGTGTGCCAGATACTATTCCTATCATTACAAATCCTGCTTGTCCAATAGAACTGTAAGCAAGCATCCTTTTCATTGAGGTTTGAGCTAGAGCTACAACATTTCCTAGAGCCATGCTCAAGATTGCCAAAATAGTGAATAAAAGTTTCCATTCCTCATCAAATGAAGAGAAAGTAGTACTTAATATTCTTATCGCAAATGCAAAACCTGCCGTTTTTGAACCAACAGATAAAAAAGCAACCACAGGCGTAGGTGATCCTTCATACACATCAGGGGTCCATTGATGAAAGGGAACAGCAGCGATTTTAAAAGCAACGGTTGATAAGACAAATACAAGAGATAGAGAAGTGATGAAGGAGGGTTTGTTTATAATCTCTAAACCAATCGTTACTAAATTTGTGGAACCACTTAATCCATAAAGAAAAGAGGAGCCATACAGATAGACTGCAGCAGCAGCTGACCCAACAAGCAAGTATTTTAAAGCTGCTTCTGAACTTCTTGGATCTCTCTTGAGATAACCAGAAAGTAAATAGCTTGCAACAGATAAAGTCTCAAGAGAGATAAATACACTAATAAGGTCAGTAGATCCACACAAAAGCATTGCTCCAAGAGTTGCCGAAAGAACTATCGCTGCGAACTCCCCTATAGGGCTACCACTTTGCTCTGTATAACGCCAGCTGATGAGTAAAGATACTAGAGTTGACAGAGCTATTATTGCTCTAAATGCGATTGCTAAATTATCTGAATTAAAAGAACCAAGAAAAGCGCTATTTACTGGATTCGTCCATTGCAAGGCTAAACTTAAAAGAGAACTTCCAATTGATACGTAGCATATTATTGGTGCCCATTTTGATGCAGTTTTTTCTCCTGCTAAATCTACAAGAAGAGTCCCAACAATGCCTATTAAGATAAAAGCCTCTGGAATAATGGCTTGAGCATTTAAATTAATTGTAAAGATTTCGTTGGGCACTTTATTAAATAGGATTAAATTAGATGATTGATTGTAATGGTCAAAGAGTTAATCTTAACTTGATTATAATTTGTGGGTATGATTTTTGAAATTTTCAAGAGAAATTACTTGAAAAAGTTTCAAATAATCATAATATGCCCTAACTGAACAAAAACACCAATTTTTGAAATAAACCTTGGATCACACACTTGTTATTGTTGAAAGTCCCACCAAAGCAAAAACTATAAGAAAGTTTTTGCCTTCTAATTATGAAGTTCTTGCTTCAATGGGACATGTAAGAGATCTTCCAAAAGGAGCGGCTGAAATACCTGCTGCAGTTAAAAAGGAAAAATGGTCAAGGATAGGAGTAAATACAACGGAAGATTTTGAACCGCTTTACATAGTTCCTAAAGATAAGAAAAAGGTTGTTAAAGAGCTGAAAGATGCTTTGAAAGGCGCTAGCCAACTATTACTGGCAACTGATGAAGATAGAGAAGGAGAGAGTATTAGCTGGCATCTTCTGCAAATACTGAAGCCTAAAATACCGACTAAGAGAATGGTTTTTCATGAAATTACAAAAAAGGCAATTAATAAAGCATTAGATCAAACAAGAGAAATTGATATGGAACTTGTTCAGGCTCAAGAAACTAGAAGAATCTTGGACAGGCTTTTTGGATATGAATTATCTCCTTTACTTTGGAAGAAGGTAGCCCCTAGATTATCTGCTGGTCGGGTTCAATCAGTTTCTGTAAGACTTCTTGTTAGACGAGAGAGAGAAAGAAGATCCTTTAAAAAAGCTAGTTACTGGGGGATTAAAGCATCTTTAGTAAAAGATAATATAACTTTCGAAACTAAATTATTTAGTTTAAAGGGTCAAAGAATTTCTAATGGTTCCGATTTCGATGAACAGACGGGCAAATTAAAACAAGGAAATAAATCTTTAATAATTGGAGAAGATAAAGCAAATGATTTATTAAAGACTTTTTCCTCAGAGGACTGGTTAGTCTCAAAAATCGAAAAAAAACCATCCACTCGTAAGCCAGTTCCTCCATTTACGACAAGTACATTGCAACAAGAAGCAAATAGAAAGCTTCGTTTATCTGCAAGGGAGACCATGAGATGTGCACAAGGGCTTTATGAGAGAGGTTTCATAACATATATGAGGACTGATTCAGTTCATCTTTCCGAACAAGCCACAAGAGCTGCCAGAGAATGTGTTAGTTCTATGTATGGAAAAGAATATTTATCTAATTCACCAAGACAATTTAATTCGAATGCAAGAAATGCACAAGAAGCTCACGAAGCTATAAGGCCGGCAGGTGAGGTATTTAAAACACCAAAAGAAACTAGTCTGACTGGTAGAGACTTATCTCTTTACGATTTAATTTGGAAAAGAACTGTAGCTAGTCAAATGGCGGAAGCTAGGCTAACCATGATTAATGCTGAAATAAGTGTGGGGGATGGATTATTTAAATCGAGCGGGAAAAGTATTGATTTCGCAGGATTCTTCAGAGCTTATGTTGAGGGAAGTGATGACCCAAGTTCATCACTTGAACAACAAGAAATTATTCTCCCAAACCTAATAACTGGAACAAGTCTTAAAGTTGCTAATAAGGAATCTACTTTTCATGAAACCAAACCGCCGGCAAGATATACAGAGGCTGCATTAGTAAAAGTTCTTGAAAAAGAAGGGATTGGAAGACCATCTACCTATGCAAGCATTATTGGGACAATTGTGGATAGAGGTTATGCAAATATATCTTCAAATACTTTGGCTCCGACGTTTACAGCTTTTGCTGTTACCGCTTTATTAGAAGAACATTTTCCTGATCTTGTTGATACTACTTTTACTGCAAAAATGGAGTCTTCATTGGATGAAATATCTTCAGGCAATCTTGAGTGGCTGCCATACCTCGAGACTTTCTATAAAGGTAAAAATGGTCTTGAGGTAAAAGTTCAGAAAACAGAGGGTGATATTGATGGTAAAGCTTATAGACAAGTTGATTTCGAAGACCTTCCTTGCGTAGTCAGAATAGGTTCAAACGGACCTTGGCTAGAGGGTACAAAAATTGATGAATCTGGTAATGAGATTCAGGCTAAAGGTAATCTTCCAATGGATATAACTCCGGGAGATTTGGATATAAAGCAAGTTGATCAAATTTTAAGTGGCCCATCAGATCTTGGAACTGATCCAAAAACTGGGGAAAAAGTCTTTTTAAGATTTGGCCCTTATGGACCTTACGTACAATTGGGAAATAATGATCAAGATAAAGCTAAACCAAGAAGAGCTTCATTACCCAAAGAGTTGAAAACTGATGATCTAACTTTAGATGAGGCTCTTGTACTTTTAAGTTTGCCTAGATTATTAGGGGTTCATCCTGAAGGAGGTGTTATTGAGGCTGATAGAGGAAGATTTGGACCTTATATTAAATGGATTAAAAATGAAAATGAATCTGAAAACAGATCATTAAAGAAAGAGGATGATGTTTTTACAGTTGATATAAAACGAGCACTAGAAATTCTTGCGATGCCAAAAATGGGTAGAGGCGGTCAAGAGGTAATTAAAGACTTTGGGAAACCAAAAGAATTTAAAGAAAAAATCCAAATTTTAAATGGAAGATATGGGGTCTATTTAAAATGTGGCAAAACTAATGTTTCGATTGCTAAAGATACTGACTTAGAAAAATTTACTATAGATGATGCCATATCTCTTTTAGAAGAAAAACTAAAAAATAAAAATGGCTCTATTTTAAAAAAAACAAAAATAAGTAATAAAAAAACTACAAGTAAAAAGAAAAGTTAGAAAAAAATATGATTTTTAAAAAAAAAGAATTTTTTTTATTAATTTTTTTAATTTTCTTGCAATCATGCACTGGAGGAAGGATTGGTAATTTTCTTGAGAGTAGTTTCAATGATTTAGAAAGAACAAGCCAAAATGAAGATCTACAAAATAATAATTTAGAAAATAAAAAAGATATAGATTTAGTAAAAGAAAACAAAGAAATAGATGATAAAAAAAATAAAAAAATTAAAAAAATAGAAAATTCAAAAAATGTTCCAGAAAATAAAAAAGATATAGATTTAGTAAAAGAAAACAAAGAAATAGATGATAAAAAAAATAAAAAAATTAAAAAAGTAGAAAATTCAAAAAATGTTCCAGAAAATAAAAAAGATATAAATTTAGAAAAGATACAAAGACAAAAAAATAAAAAAATTAAGAATCTTTCAGAAAAAAGAAAAATTGAGCTTCCATCTTACAAAATAATATTAATTCTAAAAGATGTAGATCCAAAAGATCCCACCGAAGAGTTAAGCTCCATATTAAGTAAATCTGAGGTAAATTTTGAGATAGAAAAGATTGAACGTATCTTAGATTCAAAAAATAAAAGTATGAATAAAAATTAATTAAAAATATTCAACAAAAAATGAAAATAACAACAAAAACTGAAGCATTAAATATTGTCGAGACATCATATTTAGCATCTCTGTCGTCTTTGTTATGGGTTGCACTATATTATTTGCCCATTGGGGGAGCTTTATTAAGGTTGATTTTGCCTCTCCCAATGATCTTACTGCAATTAAGAAGAGGAACTAAAATTGCATTGGAAGGACTCTTAATACAATTTCTTCTTTTATTCATAATTATGGGTCCTGTTAGAGGAACTTTATTTTTATTTCCTTATGGAATCTTGTCGTTTTGGTTAGGTTGGTGTTGGTTTAAAGAAAAGAGTTGGAAACTTAGTTTAACTGTTGGAATTGTTATTGGAACCCTTGGCTTCTTACTACGAGTAGTAGCATTATCTACTTTGGTTGGAGATAATCTTTGGGTTTTAATTACTAGAGCCAGTTATGGTCTAATAGAAAAGTTCATTGGATTTTTTAATTTACCTCTATCTCCCTCAATTGTGAGTATCCAATTAGGTGCAATTTTATTAATAATTTTTCAAGAAATAGTTTATGTTTTAACTGTACATGTAGTTGCTTATTCTCTGTTTCCTAGATTTAAATTAAATATCCCAGATCCACCAAGATTATTAAATAGCTTAGTTGATTTTAAAAATTGAAAAAAGTAAGAATGTACAGTACAGAATTAGGGATAAATTTTTTTGGTAATGAATCCAATAAAAAAAATCAACTTAATAAGTTAGAAATACTGAAAAAGAATATAAATAATTTCAAAATATTTCTTATAATTGCAGGCACTAATACATCTCAAATTCCTGGAATTTCCGCTGCAGGTATTAATGCAAAATCAAGAAGAAAAACTGCTCTAGCAGATGCCGAATTTTTGCTTAAGGGTGCTTCAAAAGATCATAAATATAAATTGCCTCTCCTCAATGCAGGAGTAACTCCGGCCCTAATAAGTCATGTTTGTTCAAAGCTTATAAATATTTATCCAGTCATTGTTCCATTGGGAATAGGAGTCGAGCCTTATTTTAATCATTTGGTTGTAGAAGATAAAGATTTGGGTCCATCAAATTGTCTAACTTCTGGTAAATCTATGTCCAAAGAAAGAGTTATAAATCTCTATGAGAAAGGTCTCGCGATTGGACAATCTTCAAAACGACCCATCTTAATTTCTGAATCTGTACCAGGGGGCACCACAACTGCTCAGGCAGTAATGGAAGCTTTTGGTTTGCGGGTGTCTAATTTAGTAGGGAGTAGTTTATTTAAAGCTCCAAGAGAACTAAAAAGAAAAGTAGTTCAAAAAGGCCTTTTAAATGCAAGTCTCAAGACTGATTTTGACTCTTTTGATGTTGTCGCGGCAGTAGGTGATCCTTTCCAAGCTTTCTCGATGGGTTTATTAATTGGTGCCAGGTTAGCAAAACAACCTGTCATATTGTCTGGCGGAAGTCAAATGTTAGCGATCATTTGTCTTGTATTAGAATTCTTAGATGTGAAAAATCAAGATGACTTTATTGAAGATGTTTTTATTGTGACAACTGGGTGGCTCGTGAAAGAAAATTCTCTAGATGATTTGTTAAATCTAATTAATGAAAAATTTGATGTCAAATTATTAGGTTTAGCAAGTCCATTAAATTTTAAATCTTCAATATACAAAGAATTGAAGGATTATGAATTAGGTCATGTAAAAGAAGGTGTAGGTGCTGGTGGAATATCATTGCTTGCTTTCTTATATGGATTTAAAAATGAAGAAATAGTTTCATTGTGTCAACAAAATCTGGAAATGATGAAGGGCCTAGGTCAAATTTCTTTAGAGAAGGATTGCTGAATGTTTTCAAAATTTTCAACCAGGAGAGAATTTTTAAATTGTGGTAAGCTTTCCTTTTTATTTCTCTTAAACTCTTGCAGTAATTCTCCTAATAAGGTAAAAATTGCACTTCAAAATTCTTTTTATCCAGAATCTTTTAAAGATACTATTCCAAAAGATTGGAAGCAGGAAAAAATTAATTTTGAAAGTATCCAGTTACAAAAAAATAGAAACACAATTTTCAATTCTGACTTTACTCTAATAAACGATGGATGGATAACTAGTATAGATTTTGCAGAATTTGAAAAAATAAATGAATATTCATTGATAGAAAATTTGGATAAGAGATCGATAGATTTTTTGGGTAGTTTTAATCAAAATCGGAGAAGTAAATTATTCCCTATTGGCGTAGTACCTTATACAATTATCCTTAAAAATAATAAAGAATTAATAAATTCAGCCAGAACTTCTTGGGATTTTCTTCTTTCTAAAAAATTAACTGGGAAAATTATTTTTCCACAAAGTCCCAGAATAATATTGTCAATTGCTCAAAAGATTAATTCATCTAGTTCTTTAAAAAAACTCAAAAGCCAAGCAATGTTATTTGATGATAAAAATACGCTCAATTGGTTGATTAATTCTGATGCTTGTGTCGCAATAGTTCCTTATAGTCTCTGCTCAAAATATTTAAAAATAGATCCAAGGCTTTCTTTAGTTTTCCCAAGCCAAGGCGTACCTTTGATGTGGCATTTTCTACTTAGTCGTTCAAATCTTAATAATCCGATATTAATTAAATGGATTAAATCTTTAGAAAACAAATCAATAATAGATAAATTAGTAAGCCATGGTTGGTATCTACCATTCAATAGTGATTATTTACAAAGTAAATATAAATCTGAGATGTTCCCCATATCAGGACCTTCTGAGAAATGTTGGGAAAATAGCTGGTCTTTTCCTGTCCTAACAAATGAACAAAAAATTAATCTTGAAAATTTCTGGAATGAGTCTTTAACCCCATAATCTTTTTTTCGGAGTTTCAATTAGTAAGTTATGGGTTTGGTTTAATAAATTTGGTATGTCTAATTTACTAGGACATTTAGGGACGCATTCGTTGCATTCTTGACAAAATGAAGAATTTTTTTCTTCCCACCAGTGGCCAGCTTTTCCTATTAAATTGTATCTTTCTTTTGAAAATTCTAATTGGCCATAACCAATAGATATATTCCTTAAACGAAGTATTTCTGGAATAGGTATTTCATTTGGGCATGGTAGACAACATCTGCATTGTTCACATTTGGTTGAGTTTAATCTTTCATTAGCAACTTTCTCAATTTTATTCAGGGCCTTTTTTTCAATTTTTGTAAGCTTCTCGAAGGAGTTTCTAAGTTTATGAGCATATTCAAAATCTTTTTTGCTTGTCGCCCCTAAGGATAAAGTCGTAATGCCTTTTGCTAAGAGAAATCGATACGCTAATTCTAATGGATGAAAAGGCTTTGAGGCCTTTAACAAAATATCACTTGGAGAATATAATCTACCGCCTTTATCAGCAGGCGATATTGCTAATACTCCCATACCTTTTTTTATAGCTTCCTCTGCCAAAGTAATTTTAGATTGATCTAAATAATGTAAATGTAGGCTACAAAAACTAAAAACTTCACAG
The Prochlorococcus marinus XMU1411 genome window above contains:
- a CDS encoding DUF2232 domain-containing protein; translated protein: MKITTKTEALNIVETSYLASLSSLLWVALYYLPIGGALLRLILPLPMILLQLRRGTKIALEGLLIQFLLLFIIMGPVRGTLFLFPYGILSFWLGWCWFKEKSWKLSLTVGIVIGTLGFLLRVVALSTLVGDNLWVLITRASYGLIEKFIGFFNLPLSPSIVSIQLGAILLIIFQEIVYVLTVHVVAYSLFPRFKLNIPDPPRLLNSLVDFKN
- a CDS encoding biotin--[acetyl-CoA-carboxylase] ligase translates to MKVIGPAAKTLFYLKKIQGQYPTWNLHYKIKCKSTENELTNLLEYSETKKNQPVAIIAREQFSGVGQNSKTWVSPKGGIWLSAAYPIFSKEFEYQIFNLSLGIKLCEMLRQKNINVCLKWPNDIFFGSKKLIGFLPRVITRGKKIIYVRLGLGMNVLNYTPSEGISLSKVLQTKNINQYYWTAKVLKAFYDSIECNKKKEYVIKSANKFLTKSFLPSGYCPNIWKIKDIDSNGHLRIENETQLKIIKRF
- a CDS encoding DUF721 domain-containing protein, which codes for MDKKYLPIVNRRNPHPLKNCLDNFKKSCGDLDKLSKINENWKNLIGLELFQECKPLNIEKKILTIAVNHPEWRQALIYNKHKLKERIEKIGITLNEIKIIQNYEIKSKNIKATNAKIVWAKHPSRINQNNMCICTLCNSPTPEGEIKRWGKCSFCWRKIKN
- a CDS encoding NAD(P)H-quinone oxidoreductase subunit N; translation: MPNEIFTINLNAQAIIPEAFILIGIVGTLLVDLAGEKTASKWAPIICYVSIGSSLLSLALQWTNPVNSAFLGSFNSDNLAIAFRAIIALSTLVSLLISWRYTEQSGSPIGEFAAIVLSATLGAMLLCGSTDLISVFISLETLSVASYLLSGYLKRDPRSSEAALKYLLVGSAAAAVYLYGSSFLYGLSGSTNLVTIGLEIINKPSFITSLSLVFVLSTVAFKIAAVPFHQWTPDVYEGSPTPVVAFLSVGSKTAGFAFAIRILSTTFSSFDEEWKLLFTILAILSMALGNVVALAQTSMKRMLAYSSIGQAGFVMIGIVSGTQDGLSAAVLYLAAYLFMNLGAFSCVILFSLRTGSDRILDYSGLYQKDPLITLGLSLCLLSLGGLPPMLGFFGKIYLFFAGWANHQYLLVIVGLVTSVISIYYYISVIKMMVVKEPQEASEIVKSYPEINWGIIGLPPLRIALYTCVAVTALGGILSNPLFKLANTAVSETPFLQDIIATANNIS
- the topA gene encoding type I DNA topoisomerase gives rise to the protein MDHTLVIVESPTKAKTIRKFLPSNYEVLASMGHVRDLPKGAAEIPAAVKKEKWSRIGVNTTEDFEPLYIVPKDKKKVVKELKDALKGASQLLLATDEDREGESISWHLLQILKPKIPTKRMVFHEITKKAINKALDQTREIDMELVQAQETRRILDRLFGYELSPLLWKKVAPRLSAGRVQSVSVRLLVRRERERRSFKKASYWGIKASLVKDNITFETKLFSLKGQRISNGSDFDEQTGKLKQGNKSLIIGEDKANDLLKTFSSEDWLVSKIEKKPSTRKPVPPFTTSTLQQEANRKLRLSARETMRCAQGLYERGFITYMRTDSVHLSEQATRAARECVSSMYGKEYLSNSPRQFNSNARNAQEAHEAIRPAGEVFKTPKETSLTGRDLSLYDLIWKRTVASQMAEARLTMINAEISVGDGLFKSSGKSIDFAGFFRAYVEGSDDPSSSLEQQEIILPNLITGTSLKVANKESTFHETKPPARYTEAALVKVLEKEGIGRPSTYASIIGTIVDRGYANISSNTLAPTFTAFAVTALLEEHFPDLVDTTFTAKMESSLDEISSGNLEWLPYLETFYKGKNGLEVKVQKTEGDIDGKAYRQVDFEDLPCVVRIGSNGPWLEGTKIDESGNEIQAKGNLPMDITPGDLDIKQVDQILSGPSDLGTDPKTGEKVFLRFGPYGPYVQLGNNDQDKAKPRRASLPKELKTDDLTLDEALVLLSLPRLLGVHPEGGVIEADRGRFGPYIKWIKNENESENRSLKKEDDVFTVDIKRALEILAMPKMGRGGQEVIKDFGKPKEFKEKIQILNGRYGVYLKCGKTNVSIAKDTDLEKFTIDDAISLLEEKLKNKNGSILKKTKISNKKTTSKKKS
- a CDS encoding ABC transporter ATP-binding protein, which encodes MPKKVASLENISKTYGKEDLTVKALDSINLEIYKGDYLAVMGASGSGKSTAMNIIGCLDRPSEGVYKLNGIPVENLCDDELAEIRNQKLGFVFQQFHLLSDATALENVILPMIYAGIEPEQRLERGKYALKKVGLSERMNNRPNQLSGGQQQRVAIARAIINNPAILLADEPTGALDSKTTKDVLDLFDKLHESGITIVLVTHEDEVANRAKKIAKFKDGRIVDLKVN
- a CDS encoding nicotinate-nucleotide--dimethylbenzimidazole phosphoribosyltransferase, with the translated sequence MYSTELGINFFGNESNKKNQLNKLEILKKNINNFKIFLIIAGTNTSQIPGISAAGINAKSRRKTALADAEFLLKGASKDHKYKLPLLNAGVTPALISHVCSKLINIYPVIVPLGIGVEPYFNHLVVEDKDLGPSNCLTSGKSMSKERVINLYEKGLAIGQSSKRPILISESVPGGTTTAQAVMEAFGLRVSNLVGSSLFKAPRELKRKVVQKGLLNASLKTDFDSFDVVAAVGDPFQAFSMGLLIGARLAKQPVILSGGSQMLAIICLVLEFLDVKNQDDFIEDVFIVTTGWLVKENSLDDLLNLINEKFDVKLLGLASPLNFKSSIYKELKDYELGHVKEGVGAGGISLLAFLYGFKNEEIVSLCQQNLEMMKGLGQISLEKDC
- a CDS encoding aldo/keto reductase codes for the protein MIINSQKRSFGRGAKVSLFTLGTMRATESLEKMYNIIKNAYYVGINHIETAPSYGDAESLIGHSIKKLAIEENIKEKNWVITSKVLPKGDFDFLKNNFKKSLKNLNREKINNLAIHGLNLKQHLDWVLAGEGKKFISWILEKELVDQVGFSSHGSYSLIKEAINCEVFSFCSLHLHYLDQSKITLAEEAIKKGMGVLAISPADKGGRLYSPSDILLKASKPFHPLELAYRFLLAKGITTLSLGATSKKDFEYAHKLRNSFEKLTKIEKKALNKIEKVANERLNSTKCEQCRCCLPCPNEIPIPEILRLRNISIGYGQLEFSKERYNLIGKAGHWWEEKNSSFCQECNECVPKCPSKLDIPNLLNQTHNLLIETPKKRLWG
- the ubiE gene encoding bifunctional demethylmenaquinone methyltransferase/2-methoxy-6-polyprenyl-1,4-benzoquinol methylase UbiE, which translates into the protein MKFTKTTEVKNIFNKISYKYDFLNNLLSFGLHRLWKRKLVNLLEPLNGEDWADLCCGTGDLAFLISERVSPRGSITGIDSAEDILNIAKKKSELTKNKFIKWEIKDVLEINDYSKNFDGICMSYGLRNLNNVEEGIKKVFDLLKDKGRAGFLDFNHSTRNSLSNIFQKIYLKLIVVNISRLFNLGPEYAYIEKSISNFPKKNELINIAKEVGFKKAEYRTILGGQMGILILTK